The nucleotide sequence GCAAATCTCTTTTTAAGCATAAACCGAACCTCGCCCGAATGAagattgagtacgggcgagtGGTATCACAAATCAAGTGAGCAAAAGACACAATAAGATACTAAGACGACTCAAAAACAATTAAAACGACACCAAAGACCCTAAAATAAACATTGAACTAGACTCGATCTAACTTAGATGCAAAGTACACAAATTACAAACTATACCTTCTCCCGACACTTTACTTGCCCTCAAGTAAACCCAAGTGCCTACCAAACCGAAATCGACATCCAAACTTGCTTAAAATCAGCCATGTCGTAGTTTAAAACAAATTTTAGCATTGAACAACTTTGCCTAATTAAGAGAGGTTTCATTCTTTGCAAAAGTTCCGTTTCAAATTCGCAAGTTTGGAATCTTACACGTCAATGCACTACAAACGAATCAAATTCGGCGAATCAAGTTCAACTCCAACCCGACAATCATCAATATCCCGAAAACAAACCACAATCCAACCCAACATTGAGTGCGAACCGATGTAAAGTCGAAAACTTTAGTGTCGccttagtgaaacggtcaaaacGGATGCTATAAATCTGAATTTATGTCTAAAAATTTACCCAACCGAATCCCCACACTCAATGTTAGCAAATCCGAGTCTAAAATATGACCGCCATGTCGAGCATACCCCCAAACTAAACAACCCACAACTGAATTTCTACTGAAATATCCAAACCGCATCCAACCCACAACCTGTATTCTGCTTAAACACCCAAACCGAACCCAACCTCAACCTCAAACATCCTCTAATCTTAGCAAGACACCACATTCACCCAAAACTTAACCCTAGACTAAAACTAAACTAAGCAAAAAAAGTAACTGATATATGTTGACTCATAATACAAAAAGTTACAAGAAGCATACCTTGGACTTGAGAGAAACAAGAAAAGTTAGAAGTATTTTCGGTTGAGCTTGAATCCCCAAGTGAAGTCCCAAATTTATGATGAAAGATGGTGGATTGATGGATGGAATCGGGTATGTGAAGGTTATATCTATAATGGGAGGTGATTTTGGGTGTTTTTTTCGGTGGGTATCAGTGAGAAGAAAAGGAGAAGAAAAGGCAGGTGATGTATGTGGTGAGGTATGGGGGTGGTCGGCATAAAGGTGAGAAGGGTGAGGGTAATGGTGGTGTTTACGGTAACTGGGTAGAAGAAGGTTAAGTGGAATCGACTGTGAGTGGTGGGTGTAAGGATTTACGGTGGTGTAATGTTTGATATGTGAGATGGCGGTGGGTATTAGGTGATGAAGAAGGGGTGTTCAGCGATGGATAGGAGAAGAAAAGGGTATCGGCGGTGAATGGTGGGTGTAAGGTTTACGGCGTGTTTGGAGTTTGAAATTAATATTTGGGGGATTAAATTAATAGGTGAGTTGAGTTTTAAATTAATGGGCTACAGATATGGCAAGTGGCGGCCCGCCACCACGATCCAAATTTCCGAAAAAACTAGGTTAGGTGGTGTTATGTGCGTCGACTATAGATGAGGTTTCTGGCGGTCCGCCAGAAACACCTGAGGTGGGTGGCGGCCCGCCACCACGTTGTAGACTTCCGAAAAAATATAGTTTCGTGCTGGCTTGGGGGCGAGACGGTTGTTTAGTGGGTGGCGGCCGGCTAAAGGGCATTTTCAAAATAATATTGCTAGAATTGTTGTTTAAatgccttagaaaaattttgactcTTTTTCCCAACCATCCAAAAACCAACcaaaaaattttctaagtatgAAACTTACCTGGAACCTCATTTCTCTCGCAAATTCCTGCAAATCCTCGGTAATGCACTCCTGCAAATGACTCAAGATACAAACTAGGACCCGAAAAACTAACAAAAACGACCGTTAGCTACTAAAAATTACGAAAAATAAACGAAGATACAAACGGTACAAAATATACACTTGGGTTTTCACCCAAAACACTAGTTGGCGGCTTTTGGTGGGATTTCGAGAGGAATTTCCTCCCTCTCATCCTTGTTTATCGCTCCTCCAATGTAACGTTTCAACCGGTGGCCGTTCACCTTCCAACTATGACCGTCCGACTCATCCATAATCTCCACCGCTCCACACGGAAACACGTAATGAACCATATAAGGTCCCGACCACTTTGACTTCAGCTTTCCCGCAAATAACTTCAACCGTGAATTATAAAGAAGCACTTTGTCGCCTTTGCTAAATTCCTTCACTTTTCTCAACCTTCTATCATGTAACAACTTTGTTTTCTCTTTGATTCCCAACGATCGAGCATACGCCGTATCCCTAAGCTCCTCAAGCTCATGAATTTGAAAGAAACGCTTTCTAGCGGCGAAGGTCATGTCTAAATTAATGGATTTCAATGCCCAAAGCGCTCTATGCTCTAACTCTGCGGGAAGGTGACAAGCTTTTCCGTAGACGATCATAAATGGTGTGGTTCCTAAAGGTGTCTTCTAGGCGGTTCTAAAcgcccacaatgcatcgtctaGCTTGTCGGACCAATCTTTTCTACTTTTACCAATTGTTTTCTCTAAGATTCGTTTGATACCGCGATTCGCATTCTCCACTTGTCCACTtatttgtggatgatatgcggtagACAAACGATGAGTGACACCGTAGCATGCAAGCAATTTCTCCATCAATGCGTTGCAAAAGTGAGTGCCACGGTCACTAATCAAGGATTTTGGTGTACCGAATCGGGAAAAGAGCTTCTTAAGGAATTTCAAAACTACTCGGGCTTCGTTTGTGGGAAGAGCTTGAGCCTCAACCCATTTAGACACGTATTCAATTGCCACGAGTATGTAACGGTTTCCTTTGGAGtttgggaagggtcccatgaaatcgatgccCCAAACGTCAAAAACCTCTACTACTTGTATGGGATTTTGAGGCATCTCATCTTTGGCAGAAATATTGCCGGTTCGTTGACATGCATCACACATCTTCACGAACTCAACGGCATCTCTAAGTACGGTAGGCCAATAAAAACCACAATCGAATACCTTTTGGGCGGTGGTGTGTGCACCATGGTGTCCTCCCGTGAGACCCTCATGCACATGTTTAATGATATTCCACCCTTCCTCTCTCGACACATAACGTCTAAGTATTCTATCTCCTCCTATCCTAAAGAGAAAAGGATCGTCCCAATCATACTTTCTCGCCTCGCTAATGAATCGCTTCCTTTGTTGTGTGGACATCCCTCTCACAACATTGCCACTAGAGAGATAATTCGCTAAGTCGCAAAACCATGGCAATCCTTCTTTCTCGGCTTCGACAAACTCTATACACTCATGAGGGAACGTGTCTCCAATCTCCTCCTCATGAATCTCTTCCCTCTTGGCATCCTCTAGACACGAGAAATGATCGGCCGCCACATTTTCGGCCCCTCTCTTGTCCCTAATCTCAATATCGAACTCGCTAAGCAAAAGAATCCACCGAATGAGTCGGGGTTTGGCGTCTttcttttgaaaaagaaaacgcAACACGGAGTgatctgtgacacctgtgtcacttcaagtatcaaacaaataccaaatcaatgaaacattatgtttcatacttgagatttgtaaaaatatatgtatcgtttgcacatatcaattcttgtccgatttcaagctctaaatcgctttctggaaggttatacacgcactgatgcgtaaatataaccagttcaatgcaacaaacactctggaatagtgaaataggcttaacataccttacataacctttacataacttagaaacaagttttagagggtttggtgtgttgaaatcaagtttgttcgatcacagggactaattgtgtcaaactgcgaaactatatcGATTTttatagtaacgaaccttccggaacttgatcataagttaaatatgccctaaatatcccttacatggcttagaaataggctttgaggtgtttggtgcgcaaaaataaacttttggtcattcagggactaaaagcgtcaaaaagtgcacaagtttgcattttcgctcatatcttacgttttgaatacatccggacatccaaaaatttatgtaatctttaaaatactttattttagtgattggcatgataaaattccattcgtcgcttaatttggatcgtttttgcgttcgttacgacttccgtcgtaatttaccgaacaacgcaaccgtacgaccaaacgagcagacatccgggatatttttgagcacatttcaagttccctatactttaacttcattttagagccttgaaatgaggttaacgggacttaaacgtgtcaaaaatgagccgaaatgcaagattctgaagttcaggggaccaaaattgacattctgccatagttatcttaggaagggaccaaaatgaaaaatctaaattccagctttttccaactgttcccctcatttgcacatggttttaatgaaactatgggctcccatggtttcacaaaaccatgggcacatgtgtacggatgagatcgaagctcgttttacgatgaacgatcctaacggttctagatttcctataaatacccaccatgttttcattcatttctcacatttgaatctgattcaagctctctaagtggaagtatatgcttcctacctgagagagaatcgggttcaaatcttgcaGTGATGGTATCAAACCTTTGGATCATGGTACACCTGGGAATGATGATAACACACCACCGGTGCGTGGGATTGGACTGCGAGTAACAAATATTGAGGGTAATCCTATGTTGCCGAGACGTGGTATGTTTGCTACTAATAATGTGTCAGTGATTGATGGTCTATTTGAGATCTCAAAACCTGTGGAATTGAATGCTACGTGGGGTTATGGAGGTGACTATACGGCAGCTAAGAAGGACATCCATGCAAACCCTAGCTCGTGTAACGTGGAAAACAAGGATGCTGCAATTAATGATGAGGGTTTTTGGGATCCTACTAAAAAAGATAGCAAGAGTTCGTATGCTGAAAAGCTTCAGTCCAAGAATCGGATCAAAAGGGAGGTAAACTTTAGGTTTATGCAACCAGCTGAAATAAGAGATGATGCTGACATTGTTATTCCTAAAGAGGTGGTTCAACAGGTCCAGGAGAAATTTGAGAATGTATTATATGGTTATTTTTTAGGGAATAGACTACCCTTCCCGGTGGTAGAATATTATGCCAAAAACGTTTGGTCGAAGTTTGGTTTTTCTAAACTAATGATGAACTCATCgggtttctttttcttcaagtttgagGAGAAGGAGGGTATGATGAAAGTGCTGGAAGGAGGTCCGTGGTTGATAAGGAAAATCCCTTTATTTCTTAATGTATGGTCGCCGAAGGTTAGCTTAAAAAAAGATGGCATTAAATCACTTCCTCTTTGGGTCAAAATGCATAATGTTCCGATTGCAGTTTATTCGGATGATGGCTTAAGCTTGTTGGCTTCTAAGCTGGGAGTTCCTAAAAGATTGGATTCATACACAGCAGATATGTGTGCAGAGAATTGGGGTAGGAGTAGTTATGCCCGTGCTATGATAGAGGTAAATGCAGAAACTGAGCTCAAAGATTATATATCTATTGCTATCCCAAAGATGGACGAGGAGGGCTATATTTTGGAACGAATTAAAGTAGAATATGAATGGAGACCACTTCGGTGTGCTACATGTTGTTTGTTTGGCCATGACGAGAATACATGTAGTAAGGTTGACAAAGGGAAGGCTAAACATGTTTCGGTAGATGAGGAAGGGTTCGTAACTGATAGAAGACGGGTAGCTAAACAAACTTTTCCCCAAAAGAAACAACAGCGACCGAAGGTTATATATAGACCTAAGATAAATAATTCTGGAGCGAGTACATCGGGAACCAAAACAAACAGTGACCAGCCTACTATGCAGGTGTCGAACTCGTTTCAGGTGTTAACTCCGGTTGAAGATGATGAACAACCAAAGGCTGATAATGAGCATATTCGTAGTGTGAATCCTGAGAAGGAAGCTGGTTTAGAGAATGATGAGGTTTTTGAACGGATCCCTACTGAAGTGTCTAAATTCATGGGTAATAATGTTAAGAATACTCagtctgagggggcaagcactcccggtgcAAGCGGTTTTAATGGGTAGTGTAGCTGCCTAGAATATAAGGGGTTTAAATCGTCCCCTGAAACAAAACGAAGTTCGTATTTTTATTGATGAAAATAAGTTGAGTATTTGTGCGGTTCTGGAGACGCATGTGAATGTTAGTAATCTTGATAAGGTTTGTAAGGGGGTCTTTCGTAGGTGGAATTGGACTTCGAATGGCGGTCTATGTCAAAGAGGAACCAGAATTATCTTGGGGTGGAATACAGAGGATGTTGATCTCATGGTGCTCTCACAGTCTGACCAGGTTATTCACACCCAAATTCTGTTAAAAGCTGAATCCAAAACCTTTCTTTGCTCCTTTGTCTATGCGGAAAATAAATATCAAGATCGTAGGTCCCTTTGGGAGGATATCTGTAAGCATTCCAGTCTAACTCACGATCAACCATGGGTAGTGTTAGGGGTTTTCAATTCAGCTCTCAACATGGAGGATTGTCTTTATGGTCCTTCGAGTCATACCATTAGTATGAGGGAATTCTTTGATTGCATCCAAGTTACTGAGCTTGTGGATGTTCGGAGTCATGGGCTTCATTACACTTGGAACCAAAAGCCTAGAGAAGGGATTGGAGTCCTCAAGAAAATAGATCGTATCATGAGTAACATTAAATTTATGGATTTATTCCCTGATGTTTATGCTTTGTTTCAGCCGGCTAGGGTCTCTGATCACACCCCCTGTATCCTAAAGTTACCAGCTATTCCTCGTAAAAAGCAAAAGCCGTTTAAATTTCCAAATTTTCTCACTTCTAAACCGGATTTCAGGCAGCTTGTTGTTCGTGAATGGGCCAAGGATGTTCGAGGTTATGCTATGTTTTCGGTTACTAGGAAAATGAGAAATCTGAAACCATGTTTCCGTAAACTCTTGCACCAGCAAGGGAACCTTCATGAGAAGGTTAAAAGGTTGCGTAATGAGCTAGATTCGGCTCAGCAGTTAGTTGATTCTAATCCCCTTGATGTAGAAGCTCGTGATTTGGCTGCCAAGTGTCTTCATGACTTTCAGGAGGCGGCCTATGACGAAGAATGTTTCCTAAAGCAAAAATCGAAGGTTCAATGGCTGTGTGCAGGTGACTCGAATACGGCTTATTTTCATAATGTGGTGAAAAGCAGAAATTTCAGAAACAAAATTAGTTGTATTCATGATGTACATGGGAATAGATTTGAAGGTGAGGATGTTACTACTGCCCTTGTGGAGCATTATTCAAATTTTTTGGGTACTGATCAGATAGTTCAGAATTTTGATGATGAGGATCTCTTTATTAATACCCTTAGCCAAGTATCGGCTGATAACATGGTCAGACAAGTGACTCGAGAGGAGGTTAAAACAGCCATGTTTAGTATTGGTGAAAATAAAGCCCCGGGCCCTGGTGGGTTCACATCTGCTTTCTTTAAGCAATCGTGGGATATTGTAGGCGATGAGGTAACGAATGCGGTTCTTGATTTCTTTCAAAATGGTAAACTTCTGAAACAAGTCAACCACACGATCTTGGCTCTCGTTCCTAAAAAGGATACTCCTAACTCCGTTATTGACTACCGACCTATTTCTTGCTGTAATGTGCTCTTTAAATGCATCAGTAAGATCATCACAGATAGGATTAAAGGGAGTTTGGGAAGCTTGGTCAGCATAAATCAGTCGGCGTTTGTTCCGGGTAGAAAAATCACTGATAATATTCTCCTGACGCAGGAATTGATGCATAATTATCATCTTAGTAGAGGCCCTGCTAGATGTGCTTTTAAAATTGATATCCAAAAGGCATACGATACAGTCAACTGGTCTTTTCTAGAGACAATTCTCAACCGATTTGGTTTTCATAGTAAAATGGTGAATTGGATCATGTCATGTGTTTCAACGGTGACCTACTCGCTGAGCATTAATGGGGAACTTCATGGTTATTTTGCGGGAAAACGTGGACTTAGACAAGGGGACCCTTTGTCTCCGTATCTGTTCACTTTAGTAATGGAAGTCTTGACCCTTCTTTTGCAGCAAGCAGCCTCTCACACGTCGTTTAAATTCCATGCTCGATGCTCAAAACAAAAGATAGTAAGTGTCTCGTTTGCagatgatttatttgttttttctcATGGGGATAGTGTTTCGGTTAAACATCTGAGAGATGCTCTTGGAAAGTTCACTAATATCTCGGGTCTTGTCCCTAGTCCTTCTAAAAGTACGGCTTTCTTCAGTAATGTTCCTCGGCACATTAAGAATCTAATTCTTGAAGTTATGCCTTTTCATGAAGGCTCCTTGCCGGTTCGGTATCTCGGAGTTCCACTGATATCAACCAGACTCATGGCCAGTGACTGTAAAACTCCTTTGGAACGTGTTGAAAGAAGAATAGATAACTGGATGTCCAAATCCTTGTCGTTTGCTGGAAGACTCCAACTTATTAACTCGGTTTTGGCAGCCATGTATTCTTATTGGACTTCGGTCTTTATGCTTCCTCATGGTGTTATAAGGGATTTGGAGAAAAAATTTCGCTCATTTTTATGGAATGGGGGTTTGCAGGGTTCGGCTAGGGCTAAAGTGGCATGGAAACATGTTTGTACGCCTAAAGATGAGGGTGGTTTAGGCATTAGAAGCATTATGGACGTGAATAAAGCCATGTTGACGTCTCACATTTGGAGCATAATAACGAATCGTAAATCTCTGTGGGTTCAATGGATTCATTCCTATAAGCTGAAAGGTAAAAGCTTCTGGGAGATTCAATGTAGAGGTAATATTACTTGGGGACGGCGGAAACTCTTGGCTATTCGGCCTTGTATTCGGTCATCTATTTGGATAACTATTCGAAGTGGGCGACAAACTAATGCTTGGAGTGATAATTGGTGTTCATACAGTCCTCTCCGGTCTTTTATCTCCCCTAGGGCGATAGCGAATGCTGGTTTTTCTCTTAATTCTATGGTTGCTGATCTTATATCTGAAAATGGTCAATGGTTGTGGCCTGAAGCTTGGTATGATATTTATCCAGTCCTTATAAATGTTGATATCCCTCAACTTATAGTGGATGTGGAAGATCGGTTCGGCTGGAAAGATTTGGAAGgcaaaattcagcactttggaTCTTGGGAGGTTTGGAACAATTTGCGGCATAGAGAGGATAAGGTTACTTGGGCTAATTCGGTGTGGTTTACTCAATGCATTCCTCGTCACTCTTTTCATCTTTGGCTAGTTATCAAGAATAaacttgtcacaccctggctttgcggaagcgtggttagtttggtgtgacttcttaataccatagcttaatcataacaaagctatatgaattaaaacatgcaagaatcatccattaagttaaaaccgaaaataccataacattgttttaacgggaaacaccctaacaaccataatcttgttcaacaaacattacaacttaaacataacataaacacggtttaaggactgtgacttgtccaggaaagagtcacattccctaaaccccggatgaccttggaaactagtgcagcgggaaaacgtgccataccgtgccagatcttttaattccctgaaatacatgtaagttgaaaaatcaacaataatgttgagcgagttcatgtgtaggtgagtaaataaacctttgtatttatcaaaaatcctggtatgtagcaaataaggaaaaagagatcaccaatggtttgcaaggccattgatatgtgtgaagtgcaagtaggaagactcaaacctagcggat is from Helianthus annuus cultivar XRQ/B chromosome 9, HanXRQr2.0-SUNRISE, whole genome shotgun sequence and encodes:
- the LOC110875994 gene encoding uncharacterized protein LOC110875994, coding for MLPRRGMFATNNVSVIDGLFEISKPVELNATWGYGGDYTAAKKDIHANPSSCNVENKDAAINDEGFWDPTKKDSKSSYAEKLQSKNRIKREVNFRFMQPAEIRDDADIVIPKEVVQQVQEKFENVLYGYFLGNRLPFPVVEYYAKNVWSKFGFSKLMMNSSGFFFFKFEEKEGMMKVLEGGPWLIRKIPLFLNVWSPKVSLKKDGIKSLPLWVKMHNVPIAVYSDDGLSLLASKLGVPKRLDSYTADMCAENWGRSSYARAMIEVNAETELKDYISIAIPKMDEEGYILERIKVEYEWRPLRCATCCLFGHDENTCSKVDKGKAKHVSVDEEGFVTDRRRVAKQTFPQKKQQRPKVIYRPKINNSGASTSGTKTNSDQPTMQVSNSFQVLTPVEDDEQPKADNEHIRSVNPEKEAGLENDEVFERIPTEVSKFMGNNVKNTQSEGASTPGASGFNG
- the LOC110875995 gene encoding uncharacterized protein LOC110875995, whose translation is MIVYGKACHLPAELEHRALWALKSINLDMTFAARKRFFQIHELEELRDTAYARSLGIKEKTKLLHDRRLRKVKEFSKGDKVLLYNSRLKLFAGKLKSKWSGPYMVHYVFPCGAVEIMDESDGHSWKVNGHRLKRYIGGAINKDEREEIPLEIPPKAAN